From Armatimonadota bacterium:
CCCACATCGGCACACATGTGGACGCACCGCGCCACTGGCTGACGGAGGGCGTGGGCGTGGAGGGCCTGCCCTTGGAAGTGCTGGTGGGCCCCGCGGACGTCCTGCACCTGGAAGGCCGCCCCGAGCCCGGGCAGATCACGGCTACGGACCTGGCGGAGGCCGCCCGCGCCGCCGCCGCCCCCCGCTGGCTGCTGGCGACAGGCTGGGACCGGATGCATGGCAAGCCCGAGTACTTCAGTGCCTATCCGTCGCTGGCGCCGGAGGCGGCCGCATGGCTGGTGGAGCGGGGCGTCCGCCTGCTGGGCGTGGACATGCCCTCGCTCAGTCATGGAGAGAATGCGGCAGTGCACCGGATCCTGCTGTCAGCTGGGGTGGCCATTGTGGAGGGCCTGTGCGGGTTGACGGCGCTGGCCCAGCACGTGGGGATGCTGTGTGTGCTCCCCCTGCCTTTGCAGGGAGCCGACGGGACGCCGGTGCGCGCTGTTGTCATCGAGGAGGAGTGAGCATGCCTACCATGAGAGCGGCGCGCCTGTTCGCCACGCGGGACATGCGCGTGGTGGAGGTGGAGCGGCCCCGCCCCGGCCGCGGCGAGGTGGTGGTGCGGATCGCGTACACCGGAATCTGCGGGACGGACATCGAGATATACACCGGCCGGATGCCCTTCATCGCCCTGGGCCTCATCCCTCTGCCTCAGACCCTGGGGCACGAATGGTCCGGCATTGTCCAGGAGGTGGGAGAAGGCGTGACGGAATTCGCTCCGGGGGACCGGGTCACCGGCGATGTGACCATCTCCTGCCGGGTGTGCGAGTTCTGTAAAGCCGGCCGGTACAACATCTGTCCCAATCGCCGCTCAGTGGGGGTCATTCGCAAGGACGGAGCGCTGGCCGAGTACCTGGTGATGCCGGCGCACCACGTCTACCGCATCCCCGACGGGCTCTCCCTGGAGGAGGCCGCCCTGGCCGAGCCGGCCAGTTGCGCGGTACACGCCGTACGGCGGCTGGGCGTGCAGCCCGGGGACCGCATCGTAGTGGTGGGCGACGGTACGCTGGGCCTGCTGGCCCTGCAGGCGGCCAGGGCCGCCGGCGCCGGCCGGGTGGTTATGATTGGCTCGCATGACGAGAAGCTGGCGCTGGCCCAAGAGCTGGGCGCACACGCCACGGTGAACCGCCATCGCCAGGACGTGGTGCAGGCCCCCCTGGACCTCTGCGGGGGCAAGGTCGAGGGGGTGATCGAGGCTTCGGGCAACACCGCCGCGGTGGCCCCCGCACTGCGCCTGCTGCGTCCGGGGGGGCGGATGGTGGTCATCAGCATCTACCACGAGCCGGTGCCCGCGCTGGACCTGGCGGCGGTGACCAGCAACGAGATCACCATCACCGGAACCCTGGCGGGGCCGAACATCTTCCCGGGGCTCCTGCGCTTGATGGCCGAAGGTGCCATCCGGACCCGGCCGCTGATTACGCACCGTCTGCCTCTGGATGAGGTGCCTGAGGCATTCAAGAGGATCGAGATGCGGTCCGAGCCCTACGTGAAGATGCTTGTCTTCCAGCGAGGGACGCCTACCGGATCGTGATGTGGACGGCCTGACATGGATGTGGGGAGGTGTGCCAATTATGTACCGGCGAGCAGGTTTCTTCCTGATCGTCGCTGTCGTTCTGGCGGCGGGAGGGTCGGTGAGCGCTCAGGCCCCCCGCTACCCTGCGAAGCCGATCACCATGCTGGTTGGGTGGCCGGCGGGGGGCGCCACGGACCTGCTGGCGCGCACTCTGGCCGAGGCGGCAAAACCGCACTTTGATCAACCGTTGGTGGTGGTGAATCGTCCCGGAGGCGCAGGGACAATCGCCACCGCCGAGTTGGTCAACGCTGCGCCCGACGGGTACACGCTGCTTCTCCAGGCCATAGCCGTCGTCGCGGTGCAGCCACATCTGCGCAAGGTTCCCTACACCATCGATGACATGATTCCCGTTATTCACCTGGGAAGAAATCCTACCACCATCGGCGTGCGGGCTGATGCTCCCTGGAGGACGCCACAGGAGTTCGTGGAGGCAGCCCGCAGGGAGCCGGGACGTATTCGCATCGCCGCCCCCGGTGTGGGTACCATCCCGCATCTCAACGCCGTTCTGCTCACGGGTTGGGCCAAGGTGAGTGTGACCTTTGTCATTACCACCGGCGGTGCCATGTCCGTGGCACAACTGCTGGGGGGGCACGTGGAAGCCATCGCGCAGCACTACAACGACTACATCTCCCAGGCCGAGGCGGGGCGCATCCGTCCACTGGGTGTCTTCTCGGAGGCGCGCAACCCTCTGTTCCCGGAGGTGCCTACCTTTAAGGAATTCGGTTACAACATCACCGGCGAGGTCTATAACTTCATCGTGGTTCCCAAGGGGACCCCCGAATCCGTGAGAAAGTATCTCCACGATAGGTTCAAGCGGGCGCTAAACGAACCCCTGATGAGAGACTGGGCCAAGAAGACTCTGTACACCATCGAGTATCTGGGACCGGAGGACACGGACAAGCGTATCCGCTACTGGAACAGGGTCTATGCCGATGTGGTGCGGATGCTGGGAATCGGGGAGCGTTGAACTCGGTGAGGTCAAGGCGGGGTCTTAGCCCTCACGCTTCAGCGGCCATTGTTGCTGCCATCCTGTCTGCTCTCTACCTCGCCGCGGCCCGGAGCTACAGGCTCGGAAACCTGACGAATCCGGGTGCCGGCCTGTTCCCGCTTCTGGTGGGGATCGCGCTGCTGGTCACGTCCCTGTCTCTGCTGCTGGTGGAAGTGATCAGGGCACGATCCCCCGCCCATCCCCACGCCTTGCCCGCCGACCAGCCGCGGACGCCATTCATGGATCGCACCATGCTGACATTTGCTGGTGTCTCCGTTCTCTACCCGATGGCAGTTGCCGCCGTAGGATTCGAAGTCGCCACGGCCGCAGCCCTCGCGGGGATGTCTTTCGCCATGGGTGAACGGGGCGTTATGCGATTGGTCCTGCTGGGCGTCCTCGGCGCAGCCGCGAGCCACCTGCTCTTTCGCCGCCTCCTCGGCGTGCCGCTGCCGTGAGCGTCTTCCAGGGCCTGCTCCACGGCTTCGCGGTTGCGGCCACGCCTGCCAACCTCCTGGCCGCGTTCATTGGCGTCGTCGTGGGTACGGTAGTCGGTGTGCTGCCGGGCATCGGCGTGATTGGGGCTATGGCGTTGCTGCTGCCATACACCTTCGGCCTGGACGTGCGGGCCGGGCTGATCATGCTGGCGGGGATCTGGTATGGGGCGATGTATGGGGGAAGTACCACGTCCATTCTCATCAATCTCCCCGGGGAAGCGGCGAGCGTGGTGACCACGCTCGACGGCTACCAGATGGCGCGCAAAGGACGTGCGGGAGCGGCGCTGGCCGTAGCTGCCATCGGTTCGTTCGTGGCAGGCACGTTTGGACTGATCGGCCTGACCCTGTTCGCTCCTGCCCTGGCCAACGCCGCCCTGGCCTTCGGTCCTCCGGAGTTCCTCGCCGTGAGCGTCCTGGGTTTCGTGCTCCTGAGCCGGCTGACAGGAGGATCAGCCATCGCCTCTTTGCTCATGATATTCGTGGGAATGGCTCTGGCAACTGTTGGCATGGACCTTATGTCAGGCATCAACCGGTTCACATTCGGCGTGCTCCAGCTCAGCACCGGGATCGAACTTGCACCCCTGGTGATGGGACTCTTCGGCCTTGCCGAAATTCTGGCGGTAGTGTCCAGGCCGTATACGGTGGAGATGACGCGGGTGCGCTGGCGGCATCTCTATCCCTCGGCGCTGGAGATGAGGCGGTCGGCCAAGCCCATCGCGCGCGGCAGTGTGCTTGGATTTCTGGTCGGCCTCATTCCCGGACCGGCCGTGGTCATGGCCTCGTTCGCCTCCTACGCGATAGAACGGCGACTCTCTCGTCATCCTGAGGAGTTTGGGAGGGGAGCCATAGAAGGTGTGGCCGGCCCGGAATCAGCCAACAACTCCGCCACCTCGGGGGCTATGATCCCTCTACTGGCCCTGGGGCTTCCCTTTGCGCCGGCGACCGCCATGCTGCTGGGGGGGTTCATGATTCATGGTGTGACACCCGGGCCGCTGCTTATGATCCAACACCCGGACGTCTTCTGGGGATTGGTGGCCAGTATGTACATCGGTAACGCCATGCTTCTCATCCTGAACCTCCCCCTGGTTCCCGCCTTCGCCAGCATCATCCGCACGCCTCCACGGATCTTGATGCCCATCATCATGGTTGTCTCCGTGGTTGGTGCCTACTCCATCAACAATCGGTTGTTTGATGTCTGGGTGATGCTGGCCGCAGGGGCCCTGGGCTATCTGTTGCGCAAAGCAGATCTGCCGGCGGCTCCCTTGGTGATTGGCTACGTCTTGGGACCATTCATCGAGGTCTATGCCCGGCAGTCACTTCTAATGCTCTATGGCAACCCGCTGGCGATCTTCCTGAGGCCCCTCGCCGCTGTTTTCCTCGTGGTGACTGCGGTCGTCGCGCTGGTACCTGCCGTTGTTCGGATCGCACGGGGCCGCGCTGGACACGGGCAAAGCCTCCCACATGGCGGGTAGTGCGCCCGAGCGAGCCGATGGTTGAACACCAGGCCCACATACGTGTGGAGGTTCACGAGCTGGAGCGCTATTGTGCGGCGCTTCTGAGGTCCGCTGGCGTGGAAGCTGGCGAGGCCCTGGAGGTTGCCCGCGCGCTGGTCTGGGCTGAGGCCAAGGGGATCACCTCGCACGGTGTCCGTTTGCTGCCCATATACACAAAGCGCTTTCAGGCGGGGCTCGTTCGCTCTCCAGCGTCCGTCTCTCGGGTACGCGAGGGCCCCTGCTGGGTGGTGCTCGACGGCGGCTCTGGCTTCGGCCCGGTGCTGGGATCCCTTGCCGCCGAGGAGGCCACCCGACGCGCCAGCATTTACGGGCTAGCGGCGGTCTGGGTACGCAACGCTACGCACTTTGGTGCCGCCGGGTACTACGCCTGGCAAATTGCCACCAAGGGGATGATTGGCTGTGTGCTGTGCAACGCGGCTCCTACCATGACCGTATGGGGCGCCAGGGAGGTGGCGATAGGCACGAACCCCATCGCGTTAGCTGCGCCGAGTGAGGATGGCTTCCCAATACTTCTGGATATGGCGACGAGCGTAGTCTCCCGACAGACGATCAACCTGGCGCGCGACCGCGGCATGCGCATTCCCTTGGGATGGGCCCTGGATGAGGAGGGGCATCCCACCGATCTGCCCGGGCGAGCGGCGATGCTGCTGCCGTTTGGCGGGTACAAGGGGTCAGGCCTTGCCATCTTCGTGGAGATCCTTTGTGGCCTGGTGGGAGGAGCCTGCTCCCGACACGAGATCGGTCGCCTGGCTTACGACTTCGACCGACCTGAAGGGATCGGACAGTTCTACCTGGCCATGGATCTGAAGCAGGTGTCGGAACTTCCCGCATACGGCCGGCGGATGCGCGAAATGGTGCAAGCACTGCGCCACCTCCGCCCGGCTGAAGGCGTGGATCGGGTGTTGCTTCCGGGCGAGAGAGAGTTCGCCGCCGAGGCAGCGAACCTGCAAAGTGGCCTACTCTTAGATCCTTCCGTAGCCCGGGATGTTTTCGCCATGGGCGATGCCTTCGGGGTGCCTCGGCCCGCCCTGATGTGAGATATCCACCTGCCTCAGGTGGGCCCGAGCGTCGGGCACCCGGCGGCCACCTCAGATCTGGTACCATGCCCCTGGCTTTGGGCTCAGCAGGTGCGTGTAGTCCGGGATTTCTCCCGCAGCGTCCGCCACGATACGCTCCCACAGCGTGCGAGCCAGATCCCCGTGTGCGTCGACGACGTCTAGACGCTGCTCAGGATCCTTAGCCAGGTCGAAGAGGTGCATATCGCCTCCGTCTCGCCTCGCTATGAGGGCAAATTCCCGATCCATGGTCCACACGTAGTCCCTGAAGATGCACGTCACATACTCGCGCGTGCGGCGATCCTGGCCACGGACCAGGGGGGTGAGGTCAATCCCATCCATGGGTAAGGGAGGTTGTACACCCAGCAGGCCCAGGATGGTCGGGGGCAGGTCGTGGTGCTGAACGAACGCATCTACGCGGCGGCCCGCCCCCAGGCCTTCCGGATGCCGCAGGAGAAAAGGCACGTGCATGAGCTCAGGGTAGAGTCCACGGGGCACCTTGCCAACCAGGCCGTGCTCGCCCAGCTGATGCCCGTGGTCCGAGACGAAAATCACGGCAGTGTCCTCCAGCCGGCCGAGATCTCGGAGAGCTCCCATGAAATGGCCCAACCAGCGATCTACCATGGTCACTTCTGCGGCGTAGCAGGCCCGCATGTAGCGCAGTTCGTCGGGCGACAGATAGTCCGCCTCCCCGTACATGGGCATGATCATCTCGCGGCCCGTGTAGTTTGGATAGTACAGGTCCCGGTACCACTGGGGAGGATCCCACGGCTCATGAGGGTCAAACACGTCCAGCACAAGGAAGAATCGTTCAGCGTCCCGGTTTTCCTCCAGCCAGCGGATCCCTTCTCGGAAGACCTGAGGTGCTGCCCAGTCCTCCTCGTGCCGTCGGTCTCGGGTATTGGCTAAGTGCTCTCGCAGGATGATCTCGGCGCGAGACCCGCGCATAGCTGGGTTCAGGTACCGGTCGACGTCGACTTCTGGAGGAGCTGAACGGTAACGGTCCCGCTCCTGGCCGCGGATCCAGCGCCACTCGTCGAAGCCGCGGTGGAAATTCATGGAGGGCTTGAACATATGGAAGACGTCCGTGATCAATGCCGTCCGGTACCCCTCGTGCTGGAGGATCTCGGCGAGCGTGACCTCTTCTTCCGGGATCGGTTGCCATCCGGGGACCCGAACCGTATCGCCCTTACGCGGAAACCAATCCCGGCAGGGAAACGTGCGCCGGCCCGTGTGCAGGGTCCGGCGCACCGGGATTGTGGGCAACACCTCTGGGTAGGCGCGCGTGAAGACAATGCTCTCCGTGGCCAGGTGATCGAGGGTGGGCGTGCGGATCCACGGGTTCCCGTAGCAACCCAGGTGGTCGGCTCGCAGGGTGTCGGCGATGATCAGGGTGACGTTCATCGGCTTCCCTCAGGGGCTTGGGTCACTTCTTCAGGCCCAGATACTCCACCAGCCTGCCATATTCCTCGAACGAGGCCCAAAGCTCTCGCGTCAGCGCCCCCGGCGGCTGGTAGTCGATTTCGAAATCCGCCTTCCGCGCCAGCTCGACGAAGGCAGGCTCACTCAGCGCCTTCCTGAAGGCGTCATGGAGCACGATGATAACGGTTCGGACGGTGTTCCGGGGAGCGAACAGGAAGTAGTAGACGCCCCGGGTGATGTCGTAGCCCAGCTCCCTGAACGTCTGCGCCTGGGGAAATCGCGGATTCCTATTCGGTTGAAAGACACCGATTACGCGGATCCTGCCTGCCTCCACGTACCCCATGATGGCTGCGGGATGAGCCAGAGCGAGGTCTACGTGCCCTCCGAGCAGAGCGGCCACCTGACGGGGCCCTTCGAAAGGTACCGTCACCATGTCTACCCGGGCCAGCAGTTTGAGCTGTTCCAGGTTTAGGTGGAGGATCGTGCCAATACCAGGAACCCCTACCCGAAGCCTCCCGGGGTTCGCGCGTGCATACTCCAGCAGCTCCGAGGCTGTCTTCCACGGCGCATCGCTACGAACGAAGAGGACAACAGGCAGGTTGACCAGCTTCAGGATGGGGGTAATGTCACCCGGGTTCTTGTAGGGTAAAGGAGAGAGGTACGGCTGCACGGTTAGGATGGCCACAGCACCAAGGCCGATGGTGTAACCGTCCGGCTTGGCCAGAACCACCTCCGAAACTCCCACCGTACCCGCACCCCCTGCCCGGTTTACCACGACCACGGGCTGGGGCAGGTGTTTCTTTACCGCCTCAGCGATGCCGCGACCCACGATGTCGGTGGCCCCTCCTGGAGGAAAGGGTACGACCAGCGTGATCGCCCGATCGGGATAACCGGCGGCGAGCACGGAAGAGGGCATTGCCAGCATGAGTGAGAGTGCCATCCCGATGACAGCGACTCTGGACATGGCTTGCGGCCTCCTTTCTGTCCACGAGCATTCTCGTCAGCAAATCGCTAGGGGAGGGGCACGGCCAGCCACAGACGGAAGATGGCGTATGTGGCCGTGGCGCCACCTGCTGCCAGCAGCAGAAGCCACAGCGGTCGTCGTTCGCCCATGGCCAGGGACATGGCTGGCAGGGCCACCACCGTCGCCAGCTCGAAACCGGCGATGCGGATGGCGAGCGGATACAGGGCCACTGTGACGAAGAACTGGAGCAGGTGGCGGGGCAGGGGATGCGGCCGCGCCTCGCCGGCAGGCGTCGGAGGTGCCGTGACGGCCCCCGCCGCCCCAGCCCGCTCCGGGTGTTCGGACCATAGCACCGCGATGGCCACCACCAGCAGGGCAACACCCAGGGCCACCGGAAACATCCCCGCGCCGGGGTTTG
This genomic window contains:
- a CDS encoding cyclase family protein — translated: MKVLDLTLSLADGTAAGFGLPPAVVRLWQPAPQRGWWVTEIRLPSHIGTHVDAPRHWLTEGVGVEGLPLEVLVGPADVLHLEGRPEPGQITATDLAEAARAAAAPRWLLATGWDRMHGKPEYFSAYPSLAPEAAAWLVERGVRLLGVDMPSLSHGENAAVHRILLSAGVAIVEGLCGLTALAQHVGMLCVLPLPLQGADGTPVRAVVIEEE
- a CDS encoding alcohol dehydrogenase catalytic domain-containing protein, giving the protein MPTMRAARLFATRDMRVVEVERPRPGRGEVVVRIAYTGICGTDIEIYTGRMPFIALGLIPLPQTLGHEWSGIVQEVGEGVTEFAPGDRVTGDVTISCRVCEFCKAGRYNICPNRRSVGVIRKDGALAEYLVMPAHHVYRIPDGLSLEEAALAEPASCAVHAVRRLGVQPGDRIVVVGDGTLGLLALQAARAAGAGRVVMIGSHDEKLALAQELGAHATVNRHRQDVVQAPLDLCGGKVEGVIEASGNTAAVAPALRLLRPGGRMVVISIYHEPVPALDLAAVTSNEITITGTLAGPNIFPGLLRLMAEGAIRTRPLITHRLPLDEVPEAFKRIEMRSEPYVKMLVFQRGTPTGS
- a CDS encoding tripartite tricarboxylate transporter substrate binding protein; amino-acid sequence: MYRRAGFFLIVAVVLAAGGSVSAQAPRYPAKPITMLVGWPAGGATDLLARTLAEAAKPHFDQPLVVVNRPGGAGTIATAELVNAAPDGYTLLLQAIAVVAVQPHLRKVPYTIDDMIPVIHLGRNPTTIGVRADAPWRTPQEFVEAARREPGRIRIAAPGVGTIPHLNAVLLTGWAKVSVTFVITTGGAMSVAQLLGGHVEAIAQHYNDYISQAEAGRIRPLGVFSEARNPLFPEVPTFKEFGYNITGEVYNFIVVPKGTPESVRKYLHDRFKRALNEPLMRDWAKKTLYTIEYLGPEDTDKRIRYWNRVYADVVRMLGIGER
- a CDS encoding tripartite tricarboxylate transporter TctB family protein; translation: MRSRRGLSPHASAAIVAAILSALYLAAARSYRLGNLTNPGAGLFPLLVGIALLVTSLSLLLVEVIRARSPAHPHALPADQPRTPFMDRTMLTFAGVSVLYPMAVAAVGFEVATAAALAGMSFAMGERGVMRLVLLGVLGAAASHLLFRRLLGVPLP
- a CDS encoding tripartite tricarboxylate transporter permease, which produces MSVFQGLLHGFAVAATPANLLAAFIGVVVGTVVGVLPGIGVIGAMALLLPYTFGLDVRAGLIMLAGIWYGAMYGGSTTSILINLPGEAASVVTTLDGYQMARKGRAGAALAVAAIGSFVAGTFGLIGLTLFAPALANAALAFGPPEFLAVSVLGFVLLSRLTGGSAIASLLMIFVGMALATVGMDLMSGINRFTFGVLQLSTGIELAPLVMGLFGLAEILAVVSRPYTVEMTRVRWRHLYPSALEMRRSAKPIARGSVLGFLVGLIPGPAVVMASFASYAIERRLSRHPEEFGRGAIEGVAGPESANNSATSGAMIPLLALGLPFAPATAMLLGGFMIHGVTPGPLLMIQHPDVFWGLVASMYIGNAMLLILNLPLVPAFASIIRTPPRILMPIIMVVSVVGAYSINNRLFDVWVMLAAGALGYLLRKADLPAAPLVIGYVLGPFIEVYARQSLLMLYGNPLAIFLRPLAAVFLVVTAVVALVPAVVRIARGRAGHGQSLPHGG
- a CDS encoding Ldh family oxidoreductase, with the protein product MVEHQAHIRVEVHELERYCAALLRSAGVEAGEALEVARALVWAEAKGITSHGVRLLPIYTKRFQAGLVRSPASVSRVREGPCWVVLDGGSGFGPVLGSLAAEEATRRASIYGLAAVWVRNATHFGAAGYYAWQIATKGMIGCVLCNAAPTMTVWGAREVAIGTNPIALAAPSEDGFPILLDMATSVVSRQTINLARDRGMRIPLGWALDEEGHPTDLPGRAAMLLPFGGYKGSGLAIFVEILCGLVGGACSRHEIGRLAYDFDRPEGIGQFYLAMDLKQVSELPAYGRRMREMVQALRHLRPAEGVDRVLLPGEREFAAEAANLQSGLLLDPSVARDVFAMGDAFGVPRPALM
- a CDS encoding sulfatase — translated: MNVTLIIADTLRADHLGCYGNPWIRTPTLDHLATESIVFTRAYPEVLPTIPVRRTLHTGRRTFPCRDWFPRKGDTVRVPGWQPIPEEEVTLAEILQHEGYRTALITDVFHMFKPSMNFHRGFDEWRWIRGQERDRYRSAPPEVDVDRYLNPAMRGSRAEIILREHLANTRDRRHEEDWAAPQVFREGIRWLEENRDAERFFLVLDVFDPHEPWDPPQWYRDLYYPNYTGREMIMPMYGEADYLSPDELRYMRACYAAEVTMVDRWLGHFMGALRDLGRLEDTAVIFVSDHGHQLGEHGLVGKVPRGLYPELMHVPFLLRHPEGLGAGRRVDAFVQHHDLPPTILGLLGVQPPLPMDGIDLTPLVRGQDRRTREYVTCIFRDYVWTMDREFALIARRDGGDMHLFDLAKDPEQRLDVVDAHGDLARTLWERIVADAAGEIPDYTHLLSPKPGAWYQI
- a CDS encoding tripartite tricarboxylate transporter substrate binding protein, which produces MSRVAVIGMALSLMLAMPSSVLAAGYPDRAITLVVPFPPGGATDIVGRGIAEAVKKHLPQPVVVVNRAGGAGTVGVSEVVLAKPDGYTIGLGAVAILTVQPYLSPLPYKNPGDITPILKLVNLPVVLFVRSDAPWKTASELLEYARANPGRLRVGVPGIGTILHLNLEQLKLLARVDMVTVPFEGPRQVAALLGGHVDLALAHPAAIMGYVEAGRIRVIGVFQPNRNPRFPQAQTFRELGYDITRGVYYFLFAPRNTVRTVIIVLHDAFRKALSEPAFVELARKADFEIDYQPPGALTRELWASFEEYGRLVEYLGLKK
- a CDS encoding tripartite tricarboxylate transporter TctB family protein is translated as NPGAGMFPVALGVALLVVAIAVLWSEHPERAGAAGAVTAPPTPAGEARPHPLPRHLLQFFVTVALYPLAIRIAGFELATVVALPAMSLAMGERRPLWLLLLAAGGATATYAIFRLWLAVPLP